In the Trinickia acidisoli genome, AGTTTCGCTTCGGCAAGTTGCGCTGTCAGGTCATCCGGACTCGCCGGCATCGTCTCGAGACGAATACAGCGCGGCACCAGCGTATGGTCGATGCGCGCCAATCGCGCGGGCATGCGGTGTCGATGCGTGCGCGCGACGGCCTCGGGCGAATTGAGCACGGGACGGCCGCAACGATGGGTGAACTGTGCGATGCGCTCGGCGAGCGGCTGTGCGATGTCGGGGTCGCCGATTGCATTGAGCACGAGATCGTACGGCGGCAGTTGCTCGTCCTCCGCTTGGCTCGCGTAGTCGATCGCGTATTTGATGCGGGTGGTCGTGGCGTACGTGAGCAGTGCGTCGAGCGGAACGTTGCCCGTGCTCTTGCCCGTGCTCAAAATCAGCAGACGGCGCTGTTCGGTGCCGATTGCGGGTTCGACAAACACGCGTTGCAGCGTGTATGCGCGCTCGCGGTGCCGCTCAGCAAGCTCCGGATCGCCGTGGTCAGCGAGCAGCACGGCGAGATTCTGATGCGCGATGGCGAGTTGCGGGAACTCGGTCAGCGTATGCCGGTACCAGCGTATGGCTTCCTGTGGCCGGCCCTTCAGTGAATAGACCGTCGCGAGGTTATACAGCGCCAGCGCCCGCTCGCGCGGCGTCGCGGTGCCGAACGCCGCGAATGCCGCAAGCGCGATTTGATGCGCGGCGAAGCCCGCCTCGTCGCCGGCCGTTCGCATCGCCTCGAGCATCTTTCCGTGCAGCCCGATGTCGAGCGGCGCCGCATCGAGCGCTTGCGATAGATGTTCGATCGAGTCATGCGGTACGTCGAGCGCGGGGCGTGCCTGAGATTCAGCGGATTGCGACATATCGTGACGGAAGCGTTTTTGGAGTGCGGCGGGCGTCAAACACGTTGCAAGGCGAATTCGGTCAAGGCCTCACAGAGCGTTTCGACGGCGTCCGGCGTGACGGCGTTGTAGAGCGACGCGCGCAATCCGCGCAGCGAGCGATGCCCCTCGAGTCCCGTCATACCGCGCGCCTCGGCGGCGTCGAGGAAGGCACGATCGAGCCGCGCATCGCCGAACGTAAACGCGACGTTCATCATCGAACGCCACGGTCGTTTCGCGTGAACCGTTACGGCGTCGCGCATCTCGTCGAGGACGCCATAGAGCCGCGCGGCTTTGGCCTCGTTGATATGCTGCATGTCGGCCAGGCCGCCAATGTCGTCGCGCAGCCAGCGCGTAATCAACGTCAGCACGTAAATGGCGAATACCGGCGGGGTGTTGTAATTCGAGCCATGCGCGATCTGCGTGCGGAAGTCGAGAATGTGCGGCATACCGTCGGGAATGCGCGCGAGCAGATCGCGATCGATCAACGCGACCGTCACGCCGGCCGGACCGAGATTCTTCTGGGCGTGCGCGTAAATCATCCCGAAGCGCTCCGCCGCGAGCGGCTTCGAGAGGAAATCCGAGGACATATCCGCGATCAGCGGCACGGGAGCGCCGTGCGCCGGAACAGGGAATTGCAGCCCCTCGATCGTTTCGTTCGAGACGTAATGCAGATAAGCCGCGCGCGGATCGACGTCGAGTTGCTCGAATGCGGGCAGCTCGTGAAAGCCGGTGCGCTGCCCGTCCCAGGCGATACGGTGCGCCCCTACGCGGCCCGCTTCGGCGGAAGCGCGAGCGCTCCAATAACCGGAAATGACATATTCGGGCGGCGCAAAAGCGGCCGTCGCGAAGTTCATCGGCACCGTTGCGAACAGCAGGCTGCTGCCGCCTTGCAAAAAGGTTACGGCGTAACGGTCGGACAGGCCGAGCAGATCGCGAAGGTTGCGCTCGGCTTCATCGAGAATCGCGAGGAACCAGTCGGACCGATGGCTCATGCCGAGTACCGAAATGCCCGTCTCCGGCAGGGCCACGATCGCATCGCGTGTCTGCGTCAGCACGGTAGCGGGCAAGGCGCCGGGGCCCGCGGAGAAGTTCAGGGTGTTCGAGTGCATCGGAGTCGGTCGACGTTTGCCATGCCTGGGCGGGCGTTCGCTCGGACTGTAGCGAAGTGCCCAAAGCGTAGCAGAGCGGCGCGGTGGTCAACTTGACGATGTGAGGGGGAAAAGGGCATCAATTTCCACGAATGGCCCGAGGAAACGTCAACGACACCGCAAATCCGCCCGTTACGGGGAAAGCGAAACCGATCCCGCCGCCATGCGCCTTCATCACTTCCTGCACGATCGCAAGGCCGAGCCCCGAGCCCGTGCGGCGCGCCGCACCGTCCTGCTCCAAGCGCTCGAACGGACGCAGCGCAGCTTCCCAGTGCTCGCGGGGAATGCCGCGGCCGTTGTCGGTCACGGTCAGCGTGACGACGGTGTTCGATGCGGCGACCGCCACGACGATGTCGTCGGCCTTGCCGTGCAGCAGCGCGTTGTGCAGCACGTTCGACAGCGCTTCTTGCAAGCTGATCGGATCGCCGTCGATGTAGGCATGCGGCGCATCGCTGTCGAACGCAACCTTGATGTCGCGCTCGCCCGCGAGCGGGATCGTGCGTCCAAGCACTTCCTTGGCGAGGCCGACCAGTTCCACCCGTTGCAGCGGCACGGCTTCGGTGCGATGAATCACCATCGCATGGTTGAGCAATTGCCCCGCGAGTCGGCCGACGTCGGCGCAGGTCGCGCGCAACGCATCGAGACGCGTTGCATAGCGTGCGGGGTCGCGCTCGTGGCTGAGCAACTCGATCTGCGCATCGAGCCGCGCGAGCGGGGTGCGCATCTGGTGCGCGGCGTCGGCGATGAAGCGCTGCATGGCCGTCATCCGTTCCGCGAGACGCCCGATCAATCCGTTGATGGCGCCGACGATCGCGTTGATCTCGCTCGGTGTATCGGCGGCAACGGGCCGCAGATCGGCAGGATCGCGCGCGGCGATGATCGTTTCGATGCGCGCCAGCGGGCGCAGGCCGCGCCGGATCGCGAGACCGCTCGCGCCGATCGCGAGTACGCTCATCAACAGGATCAGCGTCCATACCTTGAAGCTCATGTCGTTCGTCAACTGTTGCCGGGCGTGCGTCGTTTGCGCGACGGTCACGACGGCCCATCCGGGCGTGCGCTCCTCGGGCAAGTAACGTGCGAGCGTTGCCGTGCGAATGCGTTGCCCTTGGTAAGTGCCGTTTGCGAATTGCGGGCCGCTGCGCGCGGCGACGGTACTCGCCGGACTCGGAAGATCGGCGTAACCCGCCACCACGACGCCGCGCGAATCGACAACCTTGTAGTAGACGAGGTCGTAGCGCGAGAGCGTCGACAGCGCGGCCACAGGCGGATTGATCGCGAGCACGCCGCCCTGCACGTAAAGGTCCTCCGCCGCTTGAATCGTTGCGCCGGCCAGAAGCTGATCGTAGGCGCGCTCCGACGCCACGCCCGCGTAATATCGCGCGACCACGGCAAGGGTGGCGGCCCCCGACGCCACGATCAGCGCGATGAACAGCAGCGTGCGCCCGAACAGCGTCTTCGGGAACCAGTCAAAGCGTGGCAATCTGATACCCCATGCCGCGCGCCGTGCGAATTTCGACCGAACTGCCCTGCAGCTTCTTGCGCACACGCGTGACGTATTGTTCGACGGCGTTGATGGTCGGTTCGTTGCCCAAGCTGAAGAGTTGATTGAGCAGATCTTCCTTCGAAAAAATGCGCTGCGGGCGGCTCGCTAGGATTTCGAGCAACGCAAATTCCTGGCGCGACAGCGAGAGCGGCTTGCCGTCGAGTTCGGCGAGCCGGCTGCTGCGGTCGATCGCGAGGCCGCCGATTCGAACGAGATGATTGGCATGGCCGCTATTGCGGCGCAGCAGCGTTTGCACGCGCGCTTCGAGTTCGCGATAGTCGAACGGCTTGACGAGGTAGTCGTCGGCGCCGAGGCCGAGGCCGCTTACGCGGTCGTCGATCGCCGAGCGTGCCGTCAACAGCAGCACCGGCGTGGCACAGCCCGCCGCGCGCAGATTGCGCAGGATCGCGAAGCCGTCCATGCCGGGCAGCATGACGTCGAGCACGACCAAATCGAAACGCTCGACGCGCAGCAGGCTATTGGCCGTCGCGCCGTCCGTTTCAAGATCCACCGCATGCCCGAGCCGCGTCAGGCGGCTGCGTATTGCCGCGCCGATTTCCGCGTCGTCCTCTACCACCAAAATGCGCATGATGCCGTTCCTGCCGATCTGTTGCTCGATATGAATGCGGGTTTTCCCGAGGCGCCGCTCTCAGCATTTTCTCAGACTCGCTCGATAACCTTGCAAGGCATGAAGATGCGGTGGCTGCGCGAATATTAGAGGAGACGACACGATGCGGCAGAAAGCGGGCGAAAGGCGCGATGGCGTCATGCCGTCATGGCGGCGCCGCGCGTTCATGGCGGCTGGCCTCGGCGCGGCGCTCGCACCGGCCTTCGTGCTGTCCAAGCCGCGCACCGTGCGGATCTCGAAGGGCTATGGCTTGTTGTATTTGCCGCTGCTCGTGATGGAGAAAGAGCGCTTGTTCGAGAAGCATGCCGCTCGGTTGGGGGCGCGCGACGCGAGCGTCGAATGGGTGCTGCTCGACGGCGGCAACTCGGTCGACGACGCGATGATGGCCGGCACGCTCGACTTCGCCGCCGCCGGCGCGCCGGGGTTCATCGAATTGTGGGCGCGCTCGCGTGGGATTCCCAACGTCGAAGTGATCGGCATCGGGGGCCTGTCGACGACGTCGCTCTCGCTCAATGCGAACCAGCCGCGGATCGCATCCCTCGGCGATTTCACGCCGTCGGATCGGATCGCGGTGCCGGGCATTCGCACGTCGCTGTCCGCCGTGGTCTTGCAGATGCTTGCGAGCAAACTGCTCGGGCCGCAGCACTTTGCGCGACTGGACTCGATCACCGTCAGTCTGCCGCACCCGCAGGCGATGCAAGCGTTGATTCGTCGCGAGAACGGTATCACCGCGCATTTCGGATCGCCGCCGTTTTCGACGCTCGAATTAAGCCAACCGGGCATTCATCGCGTCGTCGATTCGATCGACGTGCTCGGGCCGTTGACGCTCGACGTCGTGTTCGCACCGAAACGGCTCGTCGATGCCGAGCCGGCGCTGGTACGTGCTTTTCTCGGCGCGCTCGACGAGGCGAACCGCTTGATCGCGCAGGACCGGCAAGCCGCGGCGGCGATTTACGTCGACGCGTCGAATTTTGCGGTGTCGCGCGACGCGGTGACGCAGATGCTTGCTTCGCCGCAGACGCGCTTCTCGGTATGGCCCGGTCAATTGATGGACTTCGTCGACTTTCTGTACAGAGTCGGCACGATCAAAGCGAAGCCGCGCACGTGGGACGAGATGTTCGTGCCGATGCTCGGTGACTTCCACGCGTCGTGATGTGCACGGCACCCCTTCAACGCCACACAATCCTTAGGAGTACTGAGTGAACGCAGCCCCTGCCCCAGACCATCAATCCGCACAGGAGCGCCGTGTCATGTCGAAGATGGCGCGCCGTTTGCTGCCGATCCTCGTCGTGATGTTCCTGATCTCCTTCATCGACCGGCAGAACGTCGGCTTCGCGAAGCTGCAGATGGTGCACAGCCTTCATATGACCGAGGGTCAGTTCGGCCTCGCGTCTTCGCTGTTCTTCATCGGCTATCTGCTGTTCGAAGTGCCGAGCACGCTCGCGCTGCATCGCTTCGGCGCACGCTTGTGGCTCGCGCGCATCATGCTCACCTGGGGCGTCATTACGGTGCTGATGGGCTTCACGACTTCGATGCAAACGTTTTGCGGCTTGCGCTTTGCGCTCGGCGTCGCGGAGGCCGGCTTCTATCCCGGCGTGATCTACTACCTGACGCTGTGGTTTCCGCAAAGCTATCGCGCTCGCGTGCTGGGCATCTTTACGCTTGGCAGCGCGCTTGCGAACATGCTCGGGTCGCTCGTGGGCGGATGGCTGCTCAGCTTGAACGGCGCGTGGGGGCTTGCGGGCTGGCAGTGGGTATTCATTGCGACCGGCGTGCCCGCCGTATTGGTGGCCGTGACGGTATTCAAGCTGCTGCCCGCGTCATACCGCGAAGCGCGCTTTCTGAGCGAGCAGGAAAAGCAGGTGGTTGCGGCCGCACTCGAGCGCGAAAAGCCCGAGCATGCGGAGCACGCTCAGCCGTGGAAGGCGCTGCTCGATCCTCGCGTGATGTTGTTTGCCGCGACGTATATGCTGATGTCGACGTCGCTCTACGGCGTGACCTATTGGCTGCCGACGCTCGTCAAGTCCTTCGGCGTGTCGAGCAGAATGAACGGCGTATTGAGCATGCTGCCGTGGGCGCTGTCGGTGTTGCTCCTCATGTATCTGCCCGCGAAACTACGTCGTGCGAACAGCATTTTGCGAGCGATCGCGATCGTAGCTGCAATCGGGGCGCTCGGCTTCCTGTTGAGCCTCGTGCTGCCGTCGACGCCGTTGCGCTTCGTCGCGCTCGTGATCGGCGGCGCGTGCATTCCGCTGCTGTATCCGTGCTTCTGGTCGATGCCGCCGCGCTACTTCACCGGCGCGCGAGCGGCGGCGAGCGTGGCGGCCATCAATTCGATCGGCAACCTGGGCGGTTTCTTCGGACAGAACCTGATGCCGTTCGCGGGCAAGGTGACCGGCACGGCATTCGGGCCGATGATCGTCCCGATCGTATGCCTTGCGGTGCTGGGATTGGGCGCAAGCGTCGCCTGGGTTCGTTCGGATCGTATGGCCGCGGCTGTGCCGGCTTGACGATCCTCGTCGGATAGATATTTTTTTCGACCTAATGTCGTAGGAAAAATATATTGGACGTCTTACTGATATTCTCGCAGTATTCGCACATCTACAACTGCAATACCTGAGGATGCAGATGCCCAACTATCGATCACGCACTTCCACTCATGGCCGCAACATGGCCGGCGCCCGTGCCTTGTGGCGCGCAACCGGCATGAAGGACGACGATTTCGGCAAGCCGATCATCGCCGTGGTGAACTCGTTCACTCAGTTCGTACCGGGCCATGTGCATCTACGTGATTTGGGCGCGCTGGTTGCGAAGGAGATCGAAGCGGCCGGCGGCGTGGCCAAGGAATTCAACACGATCGCCGTGGACGACGGCATCGCCATGGGTCACGGCGGCATGCTGTATTCGCTGCCGTCGCGCGAATTGATCGCGGATTCGGTCGAATACATGGTCAACGCGCATTGTGCCGATGCGATGGTCTGCATCTCCAATTGCGACAAGATCACCCCGGGCATGCTGATGGCCGCCATGCGCCTGAACATTCCCGTCGTGTTCGTCTCCGGCGGCCCGATGGAAGCGGGCAAGGTCAAGTCGCCGACGGACGGCCAAGTGATCGCCAAGATCGACCTCATCGACGCGATGATCAAAGCCGCCGATCCCAAGGTCAGCGATGCCGAAGTGGCCGAGATCGAGCGCAGTGCCTGCCCGACGTGCGGTTCGTGTTCGGGCATGTTCACCGCGAATTCGATGAATTGCTTGACCGAAGCAATCGGCCTCGCGCTTCCGGGCAACGGCACGATCGTCGCCACCCATGCATGGCGCAAGGGCTTGTTCGAGCAGGCCGGCCGGCTGATCGTCGATCTATGCCGCCGCTACTATCAGGAGGAAGACACGTCGGTGCTGCCGCGCAACATCGCCACCAAGCGCGCATTCGAAAACGCGGTTGCGCTCGACGTTGCTATGGGCGGCTCGACCAACACCGTGCTGCACTTGCTCGCTGCCGCGCAGGAAGCCGGCGCCGACTTCACGATGTCCGACATCGATCGTATTTCTCGCAAGGTGCCGTGCTTGTGCAAAGTTGCGCCCGCAACCGATAAATTCCATATCGAAGACGTCCATCGCGCCGGCGGCATCCTCGGTATTCTCGGCGAGTTGGCTCGCGCCGACTTGATCGACTTGTCGTGTGGCAACGTGCATAGCGGCACGCTCGGCAATGCCCTGGCCAAGTGGGACGTCATGGGCGGTGATGAACAAGCGCAGAAATTCTTCCGCGCGGCGCCGGGCGGTATTCCCACCACGGTCGCATTTAGCCAGGAAGTCACGTTCACGTCGCTCGACACCGATCGCAAGGCCGGTTGTATTCGCAGCAAAGAGCACGCTTATTCGAAGGATGGCGGTCTCGCGGTGCTGTACGGCAATCTGGCCGAGAAGGGCTGTATCGTGAAGACGGCCGGTGTCGACGAATCGCAGTGGGTCTTCTCGGGGCGCGCACGCGTGTTCGAGAGCCAGGACGACGCCGTCGAAGCAATCTTGGGCGATAAGGTCGTGCCGGGCGATGTGGTCGTGATTCGTTACGAAGGGCCCAAGGGCGGCCCCGGCATGCAGGAAATGCTTTACCCCACGTCGTATCTGAAATCGAAAGGGTTGGGCAAGACGTGCGCGTTGTTTACCGACGGCCGGTTCTCGGGCGGATCATCGGGGCTCGTGATCGGGCATGCATCGCCCGAGGCGGCGGAAGGCGGCACGATCGGCCTCGTGGAAGACGGCGATGTCATCGAGATCGACATTCCTCAGCGCAAGATGCACTTGGTGGTGACGGACGAGGAGTTGGCTCGCCGTCGCACGGCGATGGATGCGCGCGGCGATAAGGCGTGGCAGCCGGCGAATCGCGAACGCGTCGTGTCGCAAGCGTTGCAGGCGTATGCCGCGCTGGCCACTTCGGCCGACCGCGGCGCCGTGCGTGATATCTCGCAGCTCAAACGCAAGTGATTGCCGCGCATTGAGTTTGTTCTTGTCCTTGCCTTAGCTTGAAAACAAGAAACCGCCGGTACGTGTCGGCGGTTTTGCTAGCAAGGCGAAGAGGTTGGCCCGCATCTGCTGCATCGCGAACGCGGGCGGTATCGACGTCGAGCGCGTCGAGGAAGTGCTCGTGCGCGGCGTCGAAGCAGGCGTTGTTTTCGTTCCAGGCAGTGCGTTCTTCACAGATGAACCGCAGCGCAATACGTTGCGTCTTTCCTATTCGACGGTTACGCCCGAGACGGCCGATGAAGCGGCGCGGCGGTTGGCCGTCGCGCTGAACGCCCGCTAACCCAAATTCCCCTGGCACAAATACTTGATCGACAGATAATCGTCGAGGCCATACTTCGACCCCTCTCTGCCGTACCCCGATTCCTTGACTCCGCCGAACGGCGCGGCTTCGCTGGAAATCGCCCCTTCATTGATCCCCACGAGCCCAGCCTCGAGCGCACGTGAAACGCGCTCGATCCGCTTCATATCGTTGCTGTAGAAGTACGAAGCCAGCCCATACGGCGTGGCGTTCGCCGCTTCGATCGCCTCGCGTTCGTCTTCGAAACGAAACAGCGGCACGACGGGGCCGAACGTTTCTTCATCGCATAGCAGCATGCTCGCGTTCGCATCGGCGAGGACCGTAGGTGCATAGAAGTTGGGACCGAGTTCGGCAAGGCGCCGGCCGCCCGTCACGACACGGGCGCCGTGCGTCAGCGCATCGTCGACATGTCGAGCGATCTTATCGACGGCGCGTGCATTGATCATCGGCCCGATCTGCGTCGAGGTATCGCTGGCGGGGCCGACCTTCATCGATTCCACACGCTGCGCCAACAACGCGCAAAAGCGTTCATACACCCCAGCTTGCACATAAACGCGATTCGGACAAACGCACGTCTGGCCGCCGTTGCGAAACTTCGAAACGATCAAGCCCCCCACCGCGGCATCCAGATCGGCATCGTCGAATACGATGAACGGTGCATTGCCGCCCAATTCGAGCGAAAGTTTCTTGAGCGTGCCGGCCGATTCGCGCGCCAAGTGTTTGCCTACGGCCGTCGATCCCGTGAACGTGATCTTGCGCACGCGCGCGTCTTGCAGCCAATCGGCGACGGCATCCACGCCACGCGCGCGCGATGCGGTAATGAGGTTCAGCACGCCTGCCGGTACGCCCGCTTCCTGCGCGAGCAGCACGAGCGCCGACGCGGTCAGTGGCGTATCCTCGGCAGGTTTACCGATGACGGTACAGCCCGCTGCCAATGCAGGCGCGATCTTGCGCGCGATCATCGCGAGCGGAAAATTCCACGGCGTAATGGCAGCGACGATGCCGATCGGTTCTTTGATCGCACTCATTCGTTTGCCGCGTTGCTGCTGAGGAATCAGATCGCCATAGATACGCGTCGCTTCCTCCGCGAACCATGCGACGTACGAGGCACCATAGGCGACCTCGCCACGCCCCTCGGCCAGCGGCTTACCTTGCTCGTGCGAGATCAACGCACCGAGCGCATCTTGATTCGCGACGATGAGCGCATGCCAGCGTCGCAAAATTTCGGCGCGTTCTTTCGGCAGTGTTTCGCGCCAGGCGGGCAGGGCGGCTGCCGCGGCATCGGTTGCCGCGCGCGCGTCGGCAACGGAGCTATCCGCCACCTCGGCAATGAGCGTGCCGTCCGCGGGATCGGTAACGGCGAATCGCGCGCCGTCGGCGGCCGGCACCCATCGTCCGCCGATGAAGTTCTCCGTGCGGATCAACGCTTCGGGCGTAAACGTACGCGTCATGTTCGATGCTCCTCTTGTTCGTGTCAGTACGTCGGTACTCGCGCTGCCGGCAACCCAGGCCGACGGCGCTGGCTAAGCGTTGGCTAAGCGTTGGCGGAGCCGGTCACACGGGCCGCGATGGCCGCGCCCACTTCGTCGGTCTTGGCGGTGCCGCCGAGATCGCCCGTGCGCGGGCCTTCCTTCAGCGTCGCTTCGATCGCGGCGAGAATCGCGTCGTGCGCTTCGCGCTCCTTGCCTTGGTGGTGCCCAAGGAAGTCGAGCATCATCGCGGCCGACCAAATCATGGCGATCGGATTGGCGATGCGCTTGCCGGCGATGTCGGGCGCGGAGCCGTGCACGGGTTCGAACAGCGACGGAAACGCGCGATCGGGGTTGAGGTTGGACGACGGTGCGAGGCCGATCGTGCCGGTGCAAGCGGGGCCGAGATCGGACAGGATGTCGCCGAACAGGTTCGTCGCAACCACGACGTCGAAGCGATCGGGATTGAGCACGAAGCGCGCGCAGAGAATGTCGATGTGCTGCTTGTCCCACGTTACCTCGGGATAGTCGGCCGCGACTTCGGCCGCACGTTCGTCCCACCAGGGCATGCTGATCGCGATGCCGTTGCTCTTCGTGGCCACGGTCAACTTTTTCTTGGCGCGCCGCTGCGCGAGATCGAACGCGAACTTCAATACGCGTTC is a window encoding:
- the ilvD gene encoding dihydroxy-acid dehydratase, with protein sequence MPNYRSRTSTHGRNMAGARALWRATGMKDDDFGKPIIAVVNSFTQFVPGHVHLRDLGALVAKEIEAAGGVAKEFNTIAVDDGIAMGHGGMLYSLPSRELIADSVEYMVNAHCADAMVCISNCDKITPGMLMAAMRLNIPVVFVSGGPMEAGKVKSPTDGQVIAKIDLIDAMIKAADPKVSDAEVAEIERSACPTCGSCSGMFTANSMNCLTEAIGLALPGNGTIVATHAWRKGLFEQAGRLIVDLCRRYYQEEDTSVLPRNIATKRAFENAVALDVAMGGSTNTVLHLLAAAQEAGADFTMSDIDRISRKVPCLCKVAPATDKFHIEDVHRAGGILGILGELARADLIDLSCGNVHSGTLGNALAKWDVMGGDEQAQKFFRAAPGGIPTTVAFSQEVTFTSLDTDRKAGCIRSKEHAYSKDGGLAVLYGNLAEKGCIVKTAGVDESQWVFSGRARVFESQDDAVEAILGDKVVPGDVVVIRYEGPKGGPGMQEMLYPTSYLKSKGLGKTCALFTDGRFSGGSSGLVIGHASPEAAEGGTIGLVEDGDVIEIDIPQRKMHLVVTDEELARRRTAMDARGDKAWQPANRERVVSQALQAYAALATSADRGAVRDISQLKRK
- a CDS encoding sensor histidine kinase; the encoded protein is MPRFDWFPKTLFGRTLLFIALIVASGAATLAVVARYYAGVASERAYDQLLAGATIQAAEDLYVQGGVLAINPPVAALSTLSRYDLVYYKVVDSRGVVVAGYADLPSPASTVAARSGPQFANGTYQGQRIRTATLARYLPEERTPGWAVVTVAQTTHARQQLTNDMSFKVWTLILLMSVLAIGASGLAIRRGLRPLARIETIIAARDPADLRPVAADTPSEINAIVGAINGLIGRLAERMTAMQRFIADAAHQMRTPLARLDAQIELLSHERDPARYATRLDALRATCADVGRLAGQLLNHAMVIHRTEAVPLQRVELVGLAKEVLGRTIPLAGERDIKVAFDSDAPHAYIDGDPISLQEALSNVLHNALLHGKADDIVVAVAASNTVVTLTVTDNGRGIPREHWEAALRPFERLEQDGAARRTGSGLGLAIVQEVMKAHGGGIGFAFPVTGGFAVSLTFPRAIRGN
- a CDS encoding ABC transporter substrate-binding protein, producing MRQKAGERRDGVMPSWRRRAFMAAGLGAALAPAFVLSKPRTVRISKGYGLLYLPLLVMEKERLFEKHAARLGARDASVEWVLLDGGNSVDDAMMAGTLDFAAAGAPGFIELWARSRGIPNVEVIGIGGLSTTSLSLNANQPRIASLGDFTPSDRIAVPGIRTSLSAVVLQMLASKLLGPQHFARLDSITVSLPHPQAMQALIRRENGITAHFGSPPFSTLELSQPGIHRVVDSIDVLGPLTLDVVFAPKRLVDAEPALVRAFLGALDEANRLIAQDRQAAAAIYVDASNFAVSRDAVTQMLASPQTRFSVWPGQLMDFVDFLYRVGTIKAKPRTWDEMFVPMLGDFHAS
- a CDS encoding NAD-dependent succinate-semialdehyde dehydrogenase; this translates as MTRTFTPEALIRTENFIGGRWVPAADGARFAVTDPADGTLIAEVADSSVADARAATDAAAAALPAWRETLPKERAEILRRWHALIVANQDALGALISHEQGKPLAEGRGEVAYGASYVAWFAEEATRIYGDLIPQQQRGKRMSAIKEPIGIVAAITPWNFPLAMIARKIAPALAAGCTVIGKPAEDTPLTASALVLLAQEAGVPAGVLNLITASRARGVDAVADWLQDARVRKITFTGSTAVGKHLARESAGTLKKLSLELGGNAPFIVFDDADLDAAVGGLIVSKFRNGGQTCVCPNRVYVQAGVYERFCALLAQRVESMKVGPASDTSTQIGPMINARAVDKIARHVDDALTHGARVVTGGRRLAELGPNFYAPTVLADANASMLLCDEETFGPVVPLFRFEDEREAIEAANATPYGLASYFYSNDMKRIERVSRALEAGLVGINEGAISSEAAPFGGVKESGYGREGSKYGLDDYLSIKYLCQGNLG
- a CDS encoding tartrate dehydrogenase; translation: MAGTYRIAVIPGDGIGTEVMPEGLRVLDAASKRFGISLEYEHIDWASCDYYEQHGQMMPDDWKAQLTRCDAILFGAVGWPAKVPDHISLWGSLLKFRREFDQYINLRPARLFEGVPSPLAGREAGDIDFWIVRENTEGEYSSVGGVMFAGTDREFVVQESIFTRKGSERVLKFAFDLAQRRAKKKLTVATKSNGIAISMPWWDERAAEVAADYPEVTWDKQHIDILCARFVLNPDRFDVVVATNLFGDILSDLGPACTGTIGLAPSSNLNPDRAFPSLFEPVHGSAPDIAGKRIANPIAMIWSAAMMLDFLGHHQGKEREAHDAILAAIEATLKEGPRTGDLGGTAKTDEVGAAIAARVTGSANA
- a CDS encoding ATP-grasp domain-containing protein; the encoded protein is MSQSAESQARPALDVPHDSIEHLSQALDAAPLDIGLHGKMLEAMRTAGDEAGFAAHQIALAAFAAFGTATPRERALALYNLATVYSLKGRPQEAIRWYRHTLTEFPQLAIAHQNLAVLLADHGDPELAERHRERAYTLQRVFVEPAIGTEQRRLLILSTGKSTGNVPLDALLTYATTTRIKYAIDYASQAEDEQLPPYDLVLNAIGDPDIAQPLAERIAQFTHRCGRPVLNSPEAVARTHRHRMPARLARIDHTLVPRCIRLETMPASPDDLTAQLAEAKLDGALLLRPIASHGGDNLALHTSMETLWPALGELGVPCYLTAYHDFRSLDGHFRKYRIIYVDREPYPYHLAISPNWMVHYFSAGMLDTPWKLDEERRFLADPRAALGARAMDAIIEIGYRLDLDYGGIDFTLTPDGQVLVFEANATMLVHREKRDGPLAHKNPYIEHIAEAFERMQREGQTVMRNRNDA
- a CDS encoding MFS transporter — its product is MSKMARRLLPILVVMFLISFIDRQNVGFAKLQMVHSLHMTEGQFGLASSLFFIGYLLFEVPSTLALHRFGARLWLARIMLTWGVITVLMGFTTSMQTFCGLRFALGVAEAGFYPGVIYYLTLWFPQSYRARVLGIFTLGSALANMLGSLVGGWLLSLNGAWGLAGWQWVFIATGVPAVLVAVTVFKLLPASYREARFLSEQEKQVVAAALEREKPEHAEHAQPWKALLDPRVMLFAATYMLMSTSLYGVTYWLPTLVKSFGVSSRMNGVLSMLPWALSVLLLMYLPAKLRRANSILRAIAIVAAIGALGFLLSLVLPSTPLRFVALVIGGACIPLLYPCFWSMPPRYFTGARAAASVAAINSIGNLGGFFGQNLMPFAGKVTGTAFGPMIVPIVCLAVLGLGASVAWVRSDRMAAAVPA
- a CDS encoding response regulator transcription factor, whose translation is MRILVVEDDAEIGAAIRSRLTRLGHAVDLETDGATANSLLRVERFDLVVLDVMLPGMDGFAILRNLRAAGCATPVLLLTARSAIDDRVSGLGLGADDYLVKPFDYRELEARVQTLLRRNSGHANHLVRIGGLAIDRSSRLAELDGKPLSLSRQEFALLEILASRPQRIFSKEDLLNQLFSLGNEPTINAVEQYVTRVRKKLQGSSVEIRTARGMGYQIATL
- the serC gene encoding 3-phosphoserine/phosphohydroxythreonine transaminase, giving the protein MHSNTLNFSAGPGALPATVLTQTRDAIVALPETGISVLGMSHRSDWFLAILDEAERNLRDLLGLSDRYAVTFLQGGSSLLFATVPMNFATAAFAPPEYVISGYWSARASAEAGRVGAHRIAWDGQRTGFHELPAFEQLDVDPRAAYLHYVSNETIEGLQFPVPAHGAPVPLIADMSSDFLSKPLAAERFGMIYAHAQKNLGPAGVTVALIDRDLLARIPDGMPHILDFRTQIAHGSNYNTPPVFAIYVLTLITRWLRDDIGGLADMQHINEAKAARLYGVLDEMRDAVTVHAKRPWRSMMNVAFTFGDARLDRAFLDAAEARGMTGLEGHRSLRGLRASLYNAVTPDAVETLCEALTEFALQRV